The Sorex araneus isolate mSorAra2 chromosome X, mSorAra2.pri, whole genome shotgun sequence DNA segment TGTTCTTAGCATGACCTATGAAACAAGGTCTGGTCTTTTCTATTGGGGGGGTGGTTAGCAGAATTGCTAAGGCATTGAGAGGAAGCTTTGCCCCCTCCCAGAAATTAATTTCCATACTTTCAGTGTACAGTTTTTATGATTTACTCAACAGTAATTACTCAATGAATTATTTTGGGAGCAGAATattaggggtcacatctggcagtgctcagggctactcctggcacacaCACTTGGGGATcgctcctagtggggcttgaaggaccaaatccaggttggctgcaggtaCGACAAACACCTTAATTCTTGGACTATCTCTGCAAACCCCATCCACCAATAATTAAAGCTCCAGATCCAGTAAGACCCACAGACCGctggactaatttttttttaatgaactttcTTGGTCCCACCCACCAGAGAAGTACCACGGGAGGAAACGGCCAGCTGCTCCCTACTCAGCACTCCCAGGGGTGGTCTCATGCTCTGGCCAGTGTGGTAGAAAATCGTGGTCACCCTCCCCAGAAGGTCCAGGCACCTTACAGTGCCACCAGTCATTTCACAGTTCTCTGGGGAAAGGCTGCAAGTGATTCCCTCAGGGGAGTTTGtggaaaagggaaaacaaaccactCAGGAACATCATGGTGGCTCCCAGGGATGCTACCAAAGGCGCAGTGCCGAGTTCCTGTGAGTCGGGCCTGGAGGGCATTGAAAACGACGATGGGAAGTCAATGCCCTGCTCGCTGCTTACGGCTTGGTACGTGTAGATGACAGTCAGGACAACACAGATGCTCGCGACGGTGCACAGAAACCCGGACATCAGAAAATAATCCTTCGTCTTGGACGTCTTCGCCATGAACACATTCCGGAGAGCCATGATGAGGGCGACCTTTCCCAGGTACCCCAGAATAACGCCGAGGAGCAGGAGGTACTGGACTCTCTGAAGTGAAGGAGGGAGGTAACTGTCGAAGAACGGATAGCTGTGGCAGAAAGGTGCGACGCGGGTGCGCGGCACTTGGTAGATGCAGACTTTCCATATGCCCACGAGGGCCAGGCCTTGGGGACTGCTCATGTGCCATATCCGCCACTCGGCGAAGCCCACGGCTGCGGTGCACATGATCAAGCCAACAGTGAGCAGAGCAAAGCTTGCCACATGCAGGTTGCTGTGGTGGACCCGCGTGTTCCACAGTCCGGGAGTCTTCCAGGgcctgcaagagagagagagagagagagagttccacaccaagtaaagggtgtttggaggagcCGCTTGGGTCTGGAGATGCGTGCCaaaggtagactatagatcaaacacaatggccacccaatgcctctattgcaaaccacaacacaccaaaggaaagagagtaaaagggaatgccttgcctcagaggcagggtggggtgggggaggatgaggtgggagttgtggaagggatgctgggaccattggtggtggagaatgggcactggtggagtggtgggtacttgatcattggatgactgaaatgtaaacatgaaagtttataagtctgtaactgtacctcatggtgattctctataaaaaattaaaaaaaaactttattctttacaaacttttttattttttagtagcaGGTCACtatctgattttttaattaacttttatcttAAGGCATTGTTTCTTGCaattgcatggtattccattgtgtgtatatacctcTCCTTCAGTATCCACTTATCTGCTGTTGGACACTGGCTGATTCTATATCCTAACTCCTTTGTAATTGCTGCAATCAATGGTgttgtgcagagagagagaaagagctccGGCACAGGGATGGGGTGAGGCCAGAATGGGCGTGGAACATCCAAGTCACGGGCCTGCAGAGACGCTGGACCCTCACCCTCTGTCTTGGGCATCTCATCCCAACAACACGCCAAGAGCCAGGGACAACACTTGCCCCCAACCTCCACCCGCACCGACCCTCCACACAGCGGGCTGCACTTCAGGGCACTGGGCCAAAGGCACCATATCAGTGTCCTCACGTGGCCACATGGTGAAGCGCAACCTCATGGCCTCTGTGTAATACTAAAACTGTTGGCATGGACACCACGTCCACTGTACCTGAGACACAGAGCTCCTGGGCAACGCTCAGGAGGTCACCGGAAGCCCCCACGAAGCTGCCTGCCACTGTTCACACACAGCTCGGTCTTGTCAAGGGTGCTCTGTGTTCGTGGCCCTGGTGCATGGTTGGTTCCTTTCCGGGGCACGGCAGGATGGAAGGGCAGGGAGGAACCCCAGCATTCAGGCCTCTGCCTGGGTTCCAGGTCTGGCCCACGGCAAATATC contains these protein-coding regions:
- the LOC129399629 gene encoding claudin-34-like — protein: MKSRKRSDSARRRALRTMGTALRKRPWKTPGLWNTRVHHSNLHVASFALLTVGLIMCTAAVGFAEWRIWHMSSPQGLALVGIWKVCIYQVPRTRVAPFCHSYPFFDSYLPPSLQRVQYLLLLGVILGYLGKVALIMALRNVFMAKTSKTKDYFLMSGFLCTVASICVVLTVIYTYQAVSSEQGIDFPSSFSMPSRPDSQELGTAPLVASLGATMMFLSGLFSLFHKLP